The genomic stretch ATGGAGCCTCGAAGCATTAGCTTTGCAGAGTTTCAATCATGCCATTTCCTCGTTGGTATCGTGCTTGCGTTGTGCTTTACCCTAGTCTCCTCCACCACAAACGAAACCGACAAACTCTCCCTGCTCGCATTTAAGGATGGAATAATCAGGGATCCTTTCAGCGTGCTCAGCTCATGGAATGATAGCGTGGGGTTCTGCCAGTGGTATGGTGTCACATGTGGTCACAAGCATCAAAGGGTCACGATATTGGACTTGCGTTCGCAGAAACTCTCTGGGTCGATCTCTCCTCATATTGGGAACCTTAGCTTCTTGAGAGAATTGTGGCTTGCAAACAACAGTTTCGATCATGAAATCCCTCCGCAAATCAGCCGGTTGAGCCGCCTACGAATCCTGCGGCTGGACTACAAGTCATTGGTCGGTGAGATCCCCGAAAACATAACAGCTTGCTCTGACCTTGTCATCCTTGTGCTTCAATTCAACCAACTAACCGGGAAAGTTCCTACCCAAGTCAGTTTATTATCCAATCTACGGATTCTTTCTTTGTATGCAAATAATCTTACTGGGAGCATGCCTTCTGCCATTGGGAACTTATCTTCTCTAGAGAGGCTTTATCTTACGCGAAATAACTTGGGTGGGAGCATTCCTCCGGCCCTAGGCCACCTGTCGAAATTGCAATACTTCTTTGTGGAAGGAAACAAACTGTCCGGTCAAATTCCATTTGGAGTTTTGAATCTCTCTTCCTTGACTAACTTCGATATAGGAGAAAACCAAATTCGAGGGAGTCTTCCCGCAGACATAGGCTTTGCACTTCCAAATCTTCAGTTTTTTAGCATTACCTCGAACCTATTTGAGGGACGAGTTCCTCCGTCAATATCAAATTGCACAAAACTAGAAGTACTTCAACTTGCAACAAACAGACTTTCAGGTAAAATGCCCACTTTGGAAAATCTGCACGAGCTTcgatatttcatcattttcgaAAATCAGCTCGGGCAAGGAAAACCTGAAGACATGGATTTCGTTTGCTCACTGACAAACACCACTAAGTTAGAGGTATTGTCTATCGCTTACAACAGCTTCAGCGGAGTGCTGCCGGAATGCGTAGGTAATTTATCCACCACCCTTAGAGGGTTTGATGTGAGTTTTAATCCAATGTTTGGAGAAATTCCTAGACAGATTGATAATCTTCTGAACCTCGAAGTATTGCATATGCGCCAAAACAATTTATCAGGTGTTCTCCCCCCAAATATGGGGAATCTACGAAATTTGTCAATTCTGAGGTTGTTCGATAACTACCTGGAAGGGACAATCCCATCTTCTCTGGGAAATCTAACCCAGTTGACTATACTAAATTTGAGTGGGAACAAATTTCAAGGTCAAATCCCTTCAGAACTGTCTAACTGCCACTTTTTGAACCGGCTCGATCTTTCTAGTAACAATTTTAGTAGTACCATATCCCCAAAAATT from Rhodamnia argentea isolate NSW1041297 chromosome 2, ASM2092103v1, whole genome shotgun sequence encodes the following:
- the LOC115747889 gene encoding LRR receptor-like serine/threonine-protein kinase EFR, giving the protein MEPRSISFAEFQSCHFLVGIVLALCFTLVSSTTNETDKLSLLAFKDGIIRDPFSVLSSWNDSVGFCQWYGVTCGHKHQRVTILDLRSQKLSGSISPHIGNLSFLRELWLANNSFDHEIPPQISRLSRLRILRLDYKSLVGEIPENITACSDLVILVLQFNQLTGKVPTQVSLLSNLRILSLYANNLTGSMPSAIGNLSSLERLYLTRNNLGGSIPPALGHLSKLQYFFVEGNKLSGQIPFGVLNLSSLTNFDIGENQIRGSLPADIGFALPNLQFFSITSNLFEGRVPPSISNCTKLEVLQLATNRLSGKMPTLENLHELRYFIIFENQLGQGKPEDMDFVCSLTNTTKLEVLSIAYNSFSGVLPECVGNLSTTLRGFDVSFNPMFGEIPRQIDNLLNLEVLHMRQNNLSGVLPPNMGNLRNLSILRLFDNYLEGTIPSSLGNLTQLTILNLSGNKFQGQIPSELSNCHFLNRLDLSSNNFSSTISPKIMGISSLAILLDLSRNRLTGVLPVEVGNLTFLTALDISKNMLGGEIPNSLGDCVALV